A genomic segment from Spinacia oleracea cultivar Varoflay chromosome 3, BTI_SOV_V1, whole genome shotgun sequence encodes:
- the LOC110779586 gene encoding cytokinin hydroxylase-like isoform X1 translates to MSLVHFVYGFIFISLFLLWKLINACYISPVRTLRKLRSNGLGGPTPSFPLGNLSDMKQMLIKAKSLSSSSLLSSSSESISHDIHSSSLPYFAQWKKLHGKVYVYWMGVEPFVYIADPEFLKEMSGKVFSRNWGKPNVFRSDRVPMLGECGLSMIEGNAWARHRHIITPAFSSTNLKGMVDSMVESTIKMIKNWSTLLGNSSKLELELDVEREFPVLGGETMAKTNFGIHNSEVENTLLEKLREIQISLFKHTRYVGVPYGKFLSMRQTLKARKLGKEIDGILLSIINARREIIGVEPRQHEDLLRLLLEGEDHFDGQLTTKELIDECKTFFFGGHETVALSMTWTSMLLAMYPKWQDELREEIKEVIGDKDDIDFTMLARLKKMGWVFNESQRLYPSSPNLQRQARSDIQVGNVVIPNGTNIWIDVVGMHHDPDLWGNDVNEFKPERFDGDLYGGCKNKMGYLPFGFGGRMCIGKNYALMEYKIVMSLILRRFSFSVAPSYHHFPTYFFSFRPGSGVPLIVKPL, encoded by the exons atgagTCTTGTTCATTTTGTGTATGGATTCATCTTCATTAGCTTGTTTTTGTTATGGAAATTGATTAATGCTTGTTATATCTCACCCGTTCGAACGCTGCGAAAGCTGCGTTCGAACGGGTTAGGAGGACCAACTCCTAGTTTTCCCTTGGGAAATTTGAGTGATATGAAACAAATGCTCATCAAAGCTAAATCTTTATCTTCTTCGTCGTTGTTGTCGTCGTCTTCTGAAAGTATATCCCATGATATCcattcttcttctcttccttacTTCGCTCAATGGAAAAAGTTGCATG GAAAAGTGTATGTTTATTGGATGGGAGTTGAGCCGTTTGTATACATAGCAGACCCTGAATTTCTTAAGGAAATGTCTGGAAAAGTGTTTTCGAGGAATTGGGGAAAACCTAATGTATTCAGAAGTGATAGGGTTCCAATGTTGGGAGAATGTGGTCTTAGTATGATTGAGGGTAatgcttgggctcgtcataggcATATTATAACTCCAGCTTTCTCTTCCACTAATTTGAAG GGCATGGTGGATTCAATGGTGGAATCTACGATCAAGATGATAAAAAATTGGAGTACTCTCCTTGGTAACTCGAGCAAACTCGAACTCGAACTCGATGTGGAGAGAGAATTCCCGGTGTTAGGCGGGGAAACAATGGCCAAAACTAATTTTGGAATTCATAATAGTGAAGTGGAAAATACATTGCTTGAAAAATTAAGAGAAATACAGATTAGTCTGTTCAAACACACGCGTTATGTTGGAGTCCCTTACGGTAAGTTTTTGAGCATGAGACAAACCCTAAAGGCTAGGAAGCTAGGGAAAGAGATCGATGGAATACTTTTATCTATTATAAACGCGAGAAGAGAGATTATTGGTGTCGAACCTCGACAACACGAGGATTTATTGCGATTATTGCTCGAAGGTGAGGATCACTTTGATGGACAATTGACAACAAAAGAACTAATTGATGAGTGTAAGACGTTTTTCTTTGGAGGGCATGAGACGGTTGCATTATCAATGACATGGACATCGATGTTATTGGCTATGTACCCAAAATGGCAAGATGAATTGAGGGAAGAAATCAAAGAGGTGATTGGAGACAAAGATGACATTGATTTCACAATGCTTGCTAGACTCAAGAAG ATGGGATGGGTGTTTAACGAATCACAAAGATTATACCCCTCATCACCAAatcttcaaaggcaagcaagAAGTGACATTCAAGTAGGCAATGTAGTAATCCCGAACGGCACCAACATATGGATCGACGTCGTCGGAATGCACCACGACCCGGATCTATGGGGAAATGACGTCAACGAGTTCAAACCCGAGAGATTCGACGGGGACTTGTATGGCGGATGCAAAAATAAAATGGGTTACTTGCCATTCGGTTTTGGAGGTAGGATGTGCATTGGCAAAAACTATGCACTTATGGAGTATAAGATTGTTATGTCTTTGATTCTTCGCCGGTTTTCTTTTTCCGTTGCACCGTCGTATCACCATTTCCCGacttattttttctcttttaGACCGGGTTCTGGGGTGCCTCTTATTGTTAAACCTTTGTAA
- the LOC110779586 gene encoding cytokinin hydroxylase-like isoform X2: MSLVHFVYGFIFISLFLLWKLINACYISPVRTLRKLRSNGLGGPTPSFPLGNLSDMKQMLIKAKSLSSSSLLSSSSESISHDIHSSSLPYFAQWKKLHGKVYVYWMGVEPFVYIADPEFLKEMSGKVFSRNWGKPNVFRSDRVPMLGECGLSMIEGNAWARHRHIITPAFSSTNLKGMVDSMVESTIKMIKNWSTLLGNSSKLELELDVEREFPVLGGETMAKTNFGIHNSEVENTLLEKLREIQISLFKHTRYVGVPYGKFLSMRQTLKARKLGKEIDGILLSIINARREIIGVEPRQHEDLLRLLLEGEDHFDGQLTTKELIDECKTFFFGGHETVALSMTWTSMLLAMYPKWQDELREEIKEVIGDKDDIDFTMLARLKKIFTVTICTNSDAIFNYKYIQFCM; encoded by the exons atgagTCTTGTTCATTTTGTGTATGGATTCATCTTCATTAGCTTGTTTTTGTTATGGAAATTGATTAATGCTTGTTATATCTCACCCGTTCGAACGCTGCGAAAGCTGCGTTCGAACGGGTTAGGAGGACCAACTCCTAGTTTTCCCTTGGGAAATTTGAGTGATATGAAACAAATGCTCATCAAAGCTAAATCTTTATCTTCTTCGTCGTTGTTGTCGTCGTCTTCTGAAAGTATATCCCATGATATCcattcttcttctcttccttacTTCGCTCAATGGAAAAAGTTGCATG GAAAAGTGTATGTTTATTGGATGGGAGTTGAGCCGTTTGTATACATAGCAGACCCTGAATTTCTTAAGGAAATGTCTGGAAAAGTGTTTTCGAGGAATTGGGGAAAACCTAATGTATTCAGAAGTGATAGGGTTCCAATGTTGGGAGAATGTGGTCTTAGTATGATTGAGGGTAatgcttgggctcgtcataggcATATTATAACTCCAGCTTTCTCTTCCACTAATTTGAAG GGCATGGTGGATTCAATGGTGGAATCTACGATCAAGATGATAAAAAATTGGAGTACTCTCCTTGGTAACTCGAGCAAACTCGAACTCGAACTCGATGTGGAGAGAGAATTCCCGGTGTTAGGCGGGGAAACAATGGCCAAAACTAATTTTGGAATTCATAATAGTGAAGTGGAAAATACATTGCTTGAAAAATTAAGAGAAATACAGATTAGTCTGTTCAAACACACGCGTTATGTTGGAGTCCCTTACGGTAAGTTTTTGAGCATGAGACAAACCCTAAAGGCTAGGAAGCTAGGGAAAGAGATCGATGGAATACTTTTATCTATTATAAACGCGAGAAGAGAGATTATTGGTGTCGAACCTCGACAACACGAGGATTTATTGCGATTATTGCTCGAAGGTGAGGATCACTTTGATGGACAATTGACAACAAAAGAACTAATTGATGAGTGTAAGACGTTTTTCTTTGGAGGGCATGAGACGGTTGCATTATCAATGACATGGACATCGATGTTATTGGCTATGTACCCAAAATGGCAAGATGAATTGAGGGAAGAAATCAAAGAGGTGATTGGAGACAAAGATGACATTGATTTCACAATGCTTGCTAGACTCAAGAAG atctttacagttactatttgcacgaactccgatgcaatatttaactacaaatatatccaattttgtatgtga